CTCTGTCCAAAGGGGCTGATGGGTAGACTTGACCGCATCAACAACAAGCCGGAACTTTGTAACAGAATTAACCTTTTCGGAATCTCCCTTGTTCATATCCTTTATTGTCATCAACGCCTCATTATGAGCTACAGTGATAATTCGAAGTTCGTCCATGTCAAGGATCTGCTCTTTCGCTGTCTCTTTTAAAAACCGGTCAGAAAAAAACGTCAGCATCTTTTCCGAATCTCCATATCGCTTCAACTTGGTCATTTCCAAGGCTCTATCGGAAATGTCATCTAATTGCTCCAAACTTGAAGAGGATGCTGCATAGACAGGGAAATGTAAGACGACAAATAAAACAGCAATGGTTAATATGAATTTTTTCAACATGCTACTCGTCCCTCCTCATATCTCTACTAAAACGATATGAAAGAAAAAACATGAGTAGACCTCGTTCAACATAAAAAAGTTAACCCTGCTTTTACAAAGCTGTATTTAGAGTTAACTTTTAAGGGATGAAGGATAGGGTGATTCGCTTATTTCTATATCCAAAGTACCAGCCGACAAAAATGGAAAGTATGCTGAGCCAAAAAGTGAAATAGCCTATCGAATTCATATATACCAATAAATCACGGTATATTGGCATCATTTCAAAAACATAATCGATAATGTCATTATGTATGGTCCAAATCCCTGCCACTATCATATGCCAAGGTTTTATTCGATAAAATGGTGCATATAATACACCTTGAATCGCCATCCCTAAATGAGAAGCCATTAACATATAACCTTCCCACGGCAATGAACCTGTTGTCACCAAGGTCATCAAATTCATTACAACTGCCCATATGCCATATTTGAATAGTGTCATTATCGCCAATGCTTCCATAAGTCCGAAATTCCTTCTTAATAGGAAACCAACTAAAACAAATACAAAAAACAGGCTGGCAGTCGGGCTATCCGGTACAAATGCCAAAAAAATCGCCGGAGTGTTTTCCAATTGACTACCGTACCAATAATATCCATAGGCAGTTCCGAATATATTTATTAATAATAACAAAGCGAGCATTTGCCGATTTGCAAGCCAACTGTAAATAACATTCATTCTTTTACCCTCACTTACATTCTTATGTATACTCATTTTACAGGCCATCAACCAGAAAACCAAGTATTCATTTCAATTTCTTCTCATTAACGCTTCAATTTACCAATAAAAAAGCCGACAACCGTGGTCGTCAGCTTCTTTTTGCAGCATATGAAAGAAAATCTGTTGATGGCTATATTATTTTGTCGATAAACCTGATACAAATTCAGCTAATGTTTTCAATTCTTCATCTGTACCTTTGAACATGCCAGCTGGCATGTTACCCTGGCCTTTGACTGCGATCTTAGAGATTTCTTCTGGTTTTAAACCAGTGTCAATTAAGCTTGGTGCTCCTGCTCCACCAGTTAATTCTGCTCCATGACAGCTGATACAGCCATTAGAATCCATCAATTTATACCCATCGCTCTCTTTATCAATGTCTGCACCTTCAACGATTGCTCCTTGCTTCTTGGAAGCTTCCCAATCGTGATGGGCTGCGGACTCCCATGTTAAATAGAAAACGCCGGCCATTGCCAATAACATGAAGCCTACAGCAAAAGGACGTTTCGCCGGGCTCCGCTCTGGACCACGATCTAGAAAAGGTGCCAAGAGCAATGCCCCGAAAGCCAAACCAGGTATTACCATGGACCCGATTGCATTATAAGGACCTGAAGCATAAGTATACTTAAGTAATTGGTAAAGGAATAGGAAATACCAGTCCGGCAGCGGAATGTACCCTGTATCTGTTGGATCTGCTATCCTTTCCAATGGTGACGGATGTGCGATTGTCAGGCAAAGATAACCTACAAGAAATACAGCTCCTACCATCCATTCTTTTAAAAGGAAATTAGGCCAAAATGCTTCAGTTTTCCCAGGATATTCTGAATAATCTTTCGGAATATTCGGTTTACGGTCCGCGGAGATACGCGAGTCACCTACGAATTTCATACCTTTCCCACGATGCATTGAACAATTCCCCTCCTTTATGAAAAGGTTTTTTTGGTTTTTGGTTCACCATTCTTTTATAGTGGACCTGAAATACCTTGTTTTCGGATCATCAGGAAATGAGCCGCTAGTAAAGCAAATAATGCTGCTGGCAGGAAGAATACATGAATTGCAAAGAATCGTGTCAATGTCTGTGCTCCAACGATGGTTGGATCTCCTGCTATCAATGTCTTGAGTGCCGGTCCCATCAATGGTACCGATTCGACAATTGTCAAAGTAACCTTCGTTGCGAATAGCGCTTTCATATCCCATGGCAATAAATAACCAGTCAAGCCTAATGCCAGCATGATGAAGAAAATCAATACGCCGACCATCCAGTTCAATTCACGCGGTTTTTTGTAAGCTCCCTGGAAGAAGACACGAAGAGTATGTAAAAACATCATAACGATAACTAGACTTGCTCCCCAGTGATGCATACCACGGACAATTTGACCGAAGGCAACTTCGTTTTGCAAATAATAAACAGATTCCCAAGCGTTTTTAATGTCCGGGACATAGTACATCGTCAAGAACATGCCTGACAAGATTTGGATGACCGTAATAAAGAAAGTTAACCCACCAAAACAATATACGAATGCAGAAAAATGATGTGCGGGGTTAACATGTTCAGGAACCTCATGGTCAGCAATATCCCGCCATAATGGCGTAATGTCTAAACGCTCGTCCACCCAGTCATATAACTTTGTTAGCAATGTTTACGCCTCCCCATGCGGTTTTAGTTGACCCAAATAAAGTATTCCGTCTTTTTCTTTCGTGTCAAAGACATCCAATGGTGAAACCGGCGGTGTCCCTTTCACATTCATCCCATCTTTCGTATACCTGCCATAATGGCAAGGACAGAAAAATTGATTCGGATTAGTCTTATCCGTATTCCAACCTACCGTACAGCCTAAATGTTTACAGATTGGAGATAAAGCAACGATCTTACCATCATCCGTTTTGTAAACCCATGCTGTATTTGTTTCTTCAGACTCATACCACCCATCGACCTGTTTAAAACTAAAGTCGACACGGGTTGGTTCGGTAGTCAGTTCACTTACCTTCTGTTTAGTTGCAACGTAATCCCCGCCTTTATCAGCTGATAATACAGGATCAATTGCAAACCTAACCATAGGCATCAACATACCGGCCGCCATAAATCCACCAACGCCAGTAAGTGTGTAATTAAGGAATTGACGTCGTGAAACATTATGCTTGCTCATGCGTTTTCCCCCCCTCTATTACTATACTGAGAGCCCAAAGGACCAATAAATAGCGACACTATAAAACTAGGACATTTCCATGATATCTCAATAATTTACCAAGGTCAATATTTGTAAAACCCAAAAGGTGGCAACAATGTGTCAAATATTGCGAAAAATCCTACTTTTTTTCATTTTTCCAATTATAAGAGAAAATATCAAGGATTTGGAGAACTTGCTGGTTAATCATTTCCCTTGCTTGTTCAATTTCAAGCCCATCGAGGGGGATGGCTGGAATCCATACTAAATTATTTTCTAATTCCCGCTCTTCCTTTTTCCACTCAAAATCCGATGTAAGAAAAAAAACATGCTCGAAATCATTTTCTTTCACTTCATTGGCCCAACGCTTTAACCGCTCAACCTTATCCATTTCATCACTTATATAATGAAATGTTGGCAATAAAAGAATTCTTCCTTTCATCTGCTTTTCAATTTCCAAGCTTAAAATGGTAAGAAATTCATTCATTGAGCCCGATTGCTTCATTTGACCTTTAAAAGATAGGGGAACCAAAGGAATCAAAACGGTATCCACATACTCTTTTGACTGCATATACATGTCAAGATCTTTTGCTGTCCACTTCATGTCTACTTCACTCCCGATTTTTTGAATCAACTCCTTTTCATTTTACCATTATTTTTATAACATATTTACCATATACCCATAGTCTTTACAGAAATGTGGATTTTATCAATGTTTTATAAAAAATAAAAACCTTTCCTGATTACGGAAAGGTCAATTTATTTTATCCAAGTACTTTTAATTGATTCAATTGTTCTGTTAAGTTCTTAAATGCTTGTTCATCATGCTTATCAAGTGCTTCATCGATTTCCTTAAGCAGTCGGTCCCTTTGAAAATACAACATGCTTCTTTCTAAAAATTGTTCAGCCAGCAGCTGATCTTTTTCATTCGATGCAGTTGATTTCGGCATGAAGGGATTGTGCTCGAGTACCGCTGCATACTGATAGGAAGAGTAAGACGATTTAAAATTGAGCTGAATATAAATGTCTTCATCCCGATTTAAACGGATATCATGAAAAGATTTCTCTGCATCGGTCGTCATGATATTGGACTTATAGAACCTGAAAGGGACTTCATCCACACAATGTGTCGACATGATCAGTCCACGTGGGCAATATTGTGCATTTTCTACAAAATGAACCTTTTTCATTAATTGATCATGACTCATTAAGTAATTCAATATCCATACGCATTCTCTTCGTTTCAATTGATAATGATTTAAAAACCACCGAATAAAATCCTTCTTCTCATTCACAGAAACAGGGGCAGCCACCATGAATTCCCTCCTCTGTCTTGATTTAGTTTTGTTTCACTTATCTACATGTCATCCGTGCTTTCACCTAGCCGCTCCAAAATCATTGCATACTCATCATTCGCCGGGTTCATCTCAAGCAGCTTATTAAATACTTCTCTAGATGTGGCTCTGTCTCCTTCTTCAATTAAAAAGAAACCATAATCTTCAAGGAAATCTTGATTGTTCTTGAATGAATTATATGCTTTATGATAGCTGGTTAATGACTCTTTAAATTGCTCGGTTTGCTGATAAGATACAGCAGCTATCCATTCAAACTGCGGATCATCCTCTCCATATCGCCTTACTTCACCAATACACTCCAATACATCTTCATACCTTTCGTGGTGCATATACAGTTTCAATAGGGTGAGTGCAGCTTCCAGGTATCCCGGATCAATGGCAAGTGCTTCTTTAAATAGATTTTCCGCCTCTTCATCAAGCCCGCTTTTCAAGGCTATTTTTCCACCGAAGAAGTAAAGTTCCTTATTGAATTCATCAGCCTTGATTCCTTCTTTTACCGTTTTCAAGGCATTTTCCAGATCTTCAAGATGTTCATAACTCTTTGCCAGGTACAAATATAGAGAATGGTATTCATGATCTAATTCTTTCAGTTCAATAAACTTTCGTACGGCTGTCTCATAAAGGCCTGCCTGAAAAGCTGTAAATGCATATTCAAATAGGGTATTGATTTCAAGTCCATCCTGTAAGGCCTTTTCAAAGTGCGGAAGGGCCTCCTCGAACTTCCCTGAACTGCTTAATGCTTCAGCAAGCCTCTGATTGACATTAACACCAGCGATTTCTTGTTCATGTTCCAAAACCTTTATGTAATTTGCAATGGCTTCCTGATCCCTTCCTTGATGAAAGAACAGTTCAGCTAGTGCAAAATCAATGATGATCTCATCTGGAAGCATTTCCTTGGCTTGCTGTAATTTCCGTTCGCTGACCTCATCCATCCCCTGTAATTGATAAAGGTCTGCTTCCAAAAGCAAAGCACTTGGATATACTTCATCATCTGCACTTACTTTTTCAAGCATCAGCATCGCTTCATCTTCCTGGTCCATATCAATAAGGATTTCCGCCAACGAAACAATCAATTCTCCTTCATTGGGATAGAGTTGCAGCAGATGTTCAAAAAGATCCTTTGCCTCCTCCGCAAAACCAAGCTGGAGCATTTCTTCGGCCAGCAACAATATGTCCTCTGCTGACTCTGATGATTTAATTCGATTTATATGTTTAAGAGCTTCTGTTAATTCCCCTTTTTTTAAATGCTGTATAACTTGTTCCACTGTATTCATTGTTGAATCCTTCCTTT
The DNA window shown above is from Peribacillus sp. FSL P2-0133 and carries:
- a CDS encoding DUF1405 domain-containing protein translates to MNVIYSWLANRQMLALLLLINIFGTAYGYYWYGSQLENTPAIFLAFVPDSPTASLFFVFVLVGFLLRRNFGLMEALAIMTLFKYGIWAVVMNLMTLVTTGSLPWEGYMLMASHLGMAIQGVLYAPFYRIKPWHMIVAGIWTIHNDIIDYVFEMMPIYRDLLVYMNSIGYFTFWLSILSIFVGWYFGYRNKRITLSFIP
- a CDS encoding menaquinol-cytochrome c reductase cytochrome b/c subunit, giving the protein MHRGKGMKFVGDSRISADRKPNIPKDYSEYPGKTEAFWPNFLLKEWMVGAVFLVGYLCLTIAHPSPLERIADPTDTGYIPLPDWYFLFLYQLLKYTYASGPYNAIGSMVIPGLAFGALLLAPFLDRGPERSPAKRPFAVGFMLLAMAGVFYLTWESAAHHDWEASKKQGAIVEGADIDKESDGYKLMDSNGCISCHGAELTGGAGAPSLIDTGLKPEEISKIAVKGQGNMPAGMFKGTDEELKTLAEFVSGLSTK
- a CDS encoding cytochrome b6 — its product is MLTKLYDWVDERLDITPLWRDIADHEVPEHVNPAHHFSAFVYCFGGLTFFITVIQILSGMFLTMYYVPDIKNAWESVYYLQNEVAFGQIVRGMHHWGASLVIVMMFLHTLRVFFQGAYKKPRELNWMVGVLIFFIMLALGLTGYLLPWDMKALFATKVTLTIVESVPLMGPALKTLIAGDPTIVGAQTLTRFFAIHVFFLPAALFALLAAHFLMIRKQGISGPL
- a CDS encoding ubiquinol-cytochrome c reductase iron-sulfur subunit codes for the protein MSKHNVSRRQFLNYTLTGVGGFMAAGMLMPMVRFAIDPVLSADKGGDYVATKQKVSELTTEPTRVDFSFKQVDGWYESEETNTAWVYKTDDGKIVALSPICKHLGCTVGWNTDKTNPNQFFCPCHYGRYTKDGMNVKGTPPVSPLDVFDTKEKDGILYLGQLKPHGEA
- a CDS encoding YpiF family protein → MKWTAKDLDMYMQSKEYVDTVLIPLVPLSFKGQMKQSGSMNEFLTILSLEIEKQMKGRILLLPTFHYISDEMDKVERLKRWANEVKENDFEHVFFLTSDFEWKKEERELENNLVWIPAIPLDGLEIEQAREMINQQVLQILDIFSYNWKNEKK
- a CDS encoding ReoY family proteolytic degradation factor, with protein sequence MVAAPVSVNEKKDFIRWFLNHYQLKRRECVWILNYLMSHDQLMKKVHFVENAQYCPRGLIMSTHCVDEVPFRFYKSNIMTTDAEKSFHDIRLNRDEDIYIQLNFKSSYSSYQYAAVLEHNPFMPKSTASNEKDQLLAEQFLERSMLYFQRDRLLKEIDEALDKHDEQAFKNLTEQLNQLKVLG
- a CDS encoding tetratricopeptide repeat protein — translated: MNTVEQVIQHLKKGELTEALKHINRIKSSESAEDILLLAEEMLQLGFAEEAKDLFEHLLQLYPNEGELIVSLAEILIDMDQEDEAMLMLEKVSADDEVYPSALLLEADLYQLQGMDEVSERKLQQAKEMLPDEIIIDFALAELFFHQGRDQEAIANYIKVLEHEQEIAGVNVNQRLAEALSSSGKFEEALPHFEKALQDGLEINTLFEYAFTAFQAGLYETAVRKFIELKELDHEYHSLYLYLAKSYEHLEDLENALKTVKEGIKADEFNKELYFFGGKIALKSGLDEEAENLFKEALAIDPGYLEAALTLLKLYMHHERYEDVLECIGEVRRYGEDDPQFEWIAAVSYQQTEQFKESLTSYHKAYNSFKNNQDFLEDYGFFLIEEGDRATSREVFNKLLEMNPANDEYAMILERLGESTDDM